The proteins below are encoded in one region of Halalkalicoccus jeotgali B3:
- a CDS encoding rubrerythrin-like domain-containing protein codes for MAANSTLTWDVASDPETESIYECLACGARVSATSHPGSCPECEAPLRNCATSIE; via the coding sequence ATGGCAGCGAACAGTACCCTGACGTGGGACGTGGCGTCCGACCCGGAGACCGAATCGATCTACGAGTGTCTGGCCTGTGGCGCCCGCGTGAGCGCCACGTCCCATCCCGGGTCGTGCCCCGAGTGTGAGGCGCCGCTTCGAAACTGCGCGACCTCGATCGAGTGA
- a CDS encoding bacterio-opsin activator domain-containing protein, with the protein MAASDTAPPRLLLVGDDGWLSTVSAALDSPRTSVASDIGEARSRLDNVPVDCVISALSPPDGSAIDLLRSIREDRPHLPVVIYARSGDEECASAAIGAGATDYLPADSTSPAELRDRAARATEIGRTREERDRRARQFEALFAGSLSATWVLDSTGRVERVNDAARAFAPDADAIGDPLWERPWIALEGRPRLREAVERAGGGDSRSLTLACAGDERAPDTVELSVEPIEGSDSLVVTALDVSERVELAEELTRSEQLHRVTLNNMTDTVLVTDDEGRFTYVCPNVHFIFGYTVSEIRELGTIEELLGPELFDPAELREKGVLTNIECTATDRAGEKHTLLVNAKRVSIQGGTTLYSCRDVTTRKQRERALSTLHGTARELLYAEGRGEVAGFVATDAADVLDTPEIGCYLFDAEANALRPAATTDAFAAGRAVEPIRPGEGPVWRAFIDGEVVVDGERLAVPLGDHGVLAAAFEDGFDALAEELADLLAATAEAALDRIEREAALRERDRELRERNDDLSRLNRINDVIRGIDGALVGAETCEGIERAVTERLASDDRYRFAWIGSPDDDGLAPGAWAGEGREYLDRVDPAGDEPAVRAARSDEAVAVDNVAADFREAPWRAAALEYGYQSVLSVPLAHEGLFYGVLSVYADRPDAFDEMTRAVFLELADTIAAALTAVKQRNALLRETVTELVYEVDSTDAPLLALAQAADCEITLEGGVRRVEDGVLAFVAVEGAPLEAVREAADDVAAIEAARPIAEREDGGVLRLRLASPFVATRLADRGATLRAFRASAEDATARLIVDVSNPTDVRAVDGAITELYPEATLLSQREQARSGPEDRSNLLDRLTDRQREAVRTAYHSGFFESPRNCSGEAVADALGISPSAFYQLNRAAQRALFGSLFDGSFTVEA; encoded by the coding sequence ATGGCAGCGTCCGACACCGCTCCGCCGCGACTCCTGCTGGTCGGCGACGACGGGTGGCTCTCAACGGTCAGTGCCGCGCTCGACTCCCCCCGAACGTCGGTCGCCTCCGACATCGGGGAGGCCCGGTCCCGCCTCGACAACGTGCCGGTCGACTGCGTGATCAGTGCGCTCTCGCCTCCCGACGGGAGCGCAATCGACCTGCTCCGGTCGATTCGGGAGGACCGCCCGCACCTCCCAGTCGTCATCTACGCCCGGTCGGGCGACGAGGAGTGCGCGAGCGCGGCGATCGGGGCGGGCGCGACCGACTACCTCCCCGCCGATTCGACTTCGCCGGCCGAACTTCGCGACCGGGCGGCCCGGGCAACCGAGATCGGGCGGACCCGCGAGGAGCGCGACCGGCGGGCCCGACAGTTCGAGGCGCTGTTCGCCGGGTCACTGTCGGCGACGTGGGTCCTCGACTCGACGGGCCGCGTCGAGCGGGTCAACGACGCCGCCCGAGCGTTCGCCCCCGACGCGGACGCGATCGGCGACCCGCTGTGGGAGCGCCCCTGGATCGCACTGGAGGGCCGACCCCGGCTTCGGGAAGCCGTCGAGCGCGCCGGCGGCGGCGACTCCCGGTCGCTGACCCTTGCGTGTGCGGGTGACGAACGCGCTCCCGACACCGTCGAGCTGTCCGTCGAGCCTATCGAGGGGAGCGACTCGCTGGTGGTGACGGCCCTCGACGTCAGCGAGCGGGTCGAACTCGCCGAGGAACTCACGCGCTCGGAGCAACTCCACCGCGTGACGCTCAACAACATGACCGACACGGTACTGGTCACCGACGACGAGGGCCGGTTTACCTACGTCTGCCCCAACGTCCACTTCATCTTCGGCTACACCGTCTCCGAGATCCGCGAGTTGGGGACCATCGAGGAACTGCTCGGCCCGGAGCTGTTCGACCCCGCCGAACTCCGCGAGAAGGGCGTGCTGACGAACATCGAGTGTACGGCGACCGACCGCGCTGGCGAGAAACACACGCTGCTGGTCAACGCAAAGCGCGTCTCGATTCAGGGCGGCACCACCCTGTACAGCTGTCGGGACGTCACCACCCGCAAGCAGCGCGAACGCGCCCTCTCGACGTTACATGGAACTGCCCGCGAACTGCTGTACGCCGAGGGCCGCGGGGAGGTCGCCGGGTTCGTCGCTACCGACGCCGCCGACGTTCTCGACACCCCTGAAATCGGCTGTTACCTGTTCGACGCCGAGGCCAACGCGCTGCGGCCGGCGGCGACGACCGACGCCTTCGCCGCGGGGCGGGCGGTCGAGCCGATACGACCCGGCGAGGGGCCCGTCTGGCGGGCGTTCATCGATGGCGAGGTCGTCGTGGACGGCGAGCGCCTCGCGGTCCCGCTTGGCGATCACGGCGTGCTGGCGGCCGCCTTCGAGGACGGGTTCGACGCGCTCGCGGAGGAGCTCGCGGACCTGCTGGCGGCGACGGCGGAGGCGGCGCTGGATCGCATCGAGCGCGAGGCCGCCCTCCGCGAGCGCGACCGGGAACTGCGCGAGCGAAACGACGACCTCTCGCGGCTCAACCGGATCAACGACGTGATCCGCGGGATCGACGGGGCGCTGGTCGGCGCCGAGACCTGCGAGGGCATCGAGCGGGCGGTGACCGAACGCCTCGCGAGCGACGACCGCTACCGCTTCGCGTGGATCGGCTCGCCCGACGACGACGGCCTCGCGCCCGGCGCGTGGGCCGGCGAGGGCCGTGAGTACCTCGACCGCGTCGACCCCGCCGGCGACGAACCCGCCGTCCGGGCGGCCCGATCGGACGAGGCTGTCGCAGTCGACAACGTCGCGGCGGACTTTCGCGAGGCACCGTGGCGGGCGGCGGCGCTGGAGTACGGCTACCAGTCGGTCCTCAGCGTCCCGCTCGCCCACGAGGGGCTCTTCTACGGCGTGCTGTCGGTCTACGCCGACCGGCCCGACGCCTTCGACGAGATGACCCGGGCGGTGTTCCTCGAACTCGCAGACACCATCGCGGCGGCGCTCACGGCGGTCAAACAGCGAAACGCCCTGCTGCGCGAGACGGTCACCGAACTGGTCTACGAGGTCGACTCGACGGACGCCCCGCTGTTGGCGCTCGCACAGGCAGCTGACTGCGAGATCACCCTCGAGGGTGGCGTCCGTCGCGTCGAGGACGGCGTGCTGGCGTTCGTCGCCGTCGAGGGTGCGCCGCTTGAGGCGGTTCGCGAGGCCGCGGATGACGTCGCCGCCATCGAGGCGGCGCGCCCCATTGCCGAGCGCGAGGACGGTGGCGTCCTCCGGCTTCGTCTCGCCTCGCCGTTCGTCGCGACCCGGTTGGCCGACCGCGGTGCGACCCTGCGGGCGTTCCGAGCGAGCGCGGAGGACGCGACCGCTCGGCTGATCGTCGACGTCTCGAACCCGACGGACGTCCGGGCGGTCGACGGCGCAATCACCGAACTCTACCCCGAGGCGACGCTCCTGTCCCAGCGTGAACAGGCCCGCTCGGGCCCCGAGGACCGCTCGAACCTCCTCGATCGGCTCACCGACCGCCAACGCGAGGCCGTCCGGACGGCCTACCACAGCGGCTTCTTCGAGTCGCCGCGGAACTGTTCGGGCGAGGCGGTCGCCGACGCGCTGGGGATCTCCCCCTCGGCGTTCTACCAGCTCAACCGGGCCGCCCAGCGGGCGCTCTTCGGGTCGCTGTTCGACGGTAGCTTCACAGTTGAAGCATGA